One genomic segment of Candidatus Fukatsuia endosymbiont of Tuberolachnus salignus includes these proteins:
- a CDS encoding glycine zipper 2TM domain-containing protein: MIKPLLVVTLTIMTLSGCSNLNTLSDDTFSANQAKQVQNVAYGTVVTVRPVKIQGGSDSNVIGAIAGGVLGGFVGNTIGGGRGQSLATAAGAVAGGVAGQGIQSKLNSTKGVQLEIRKDDRTTISVVQKQGTSKFSVGQRVMLVGNGSNITVSPR; the protein is encoded by the coding sequence ATGATTAAACCATTACTTGTCGTTACTCTCACTATAATGACCTTAAGCGGATGTTCCAATCTTAACACGTTATCAGATGATACTTTCAGCGCGAATCAGGCGAAACAAGTGCAAAATGTAGCTTACGGTACAGTGGTAACTGTCCGCCCAGTGAAAATTCAAGGAGGGAGTGATTCCAACGTCATTGGTGCCATTGCTGGGGGAGTGTTAGGTGGATTTGTAGGTAATACCATCGGGGGTGGCAGAGGACAAAGCTTAGCGACAGCAGCGGGCGCGGTTGCCGGGGGTGTTGCGGGTCAAGGAATACAGAGCAAACTAAATAGCACTAAAGGTGTGCAACTAGAAATTCGTAAAGATGACCGCACTACAATTTCAGTGGTACAAAAACAAGGTACAAGCAAATTTAGTGTGGGTCAACGTGTCATGTTAGTTGGCAACGGTAGCAATATCACTGTTAGCCCGCGTTAA
- the sodC gene encoding superoxide dismutase family protein, whose product MKFKKVILFSLLFSGVASASNLTVKMHEATPSGNGNYIGDITLAETSYGVIFAPDLKNLTPGIHGFHVHQNPSCQPGEKEGKAIVALQAGGHLNLNTTGGHLGPYNDQGHLGDLPGLPVNDDGMATYAVLAPRIKSLKEIENRSLMIHINGDNYSDHPQALGGGGARFACGVIANGVVQ is encoded by the coding sequence ATGAAATTTAAAAAAGTTATCTTATTTTCCCTGCTCTTTTCCGGCGTTGCATCTGCATCCAACCTAACGGTCAAGATGCACGAGGCAACGCCATCAGGAAACGGTAACTATATTGGGGATATCACACTAGCAGAAACGTCATACGGAGTGATCTTCGCGCCTGATCTTAAAAATTTAACACCAGGGATCCATGGGTTCCATGTTCACCAAAATCCGAGTTGTCAACCCGGTGAAAAAGAGGGAAAAGCCATTGTTGCACTGCAAGCTGGAGGGCATCTTAATTTGAATACAACAGGCGGTCATCTTGGTCCTTATAATGATCAAGGACACCTTGGCGATTTACCCGGATTGCCGGTAAATGACGATGGCATGGCAACTTACGCCGTTTTAGCTCCACGTATTAAGTCTTTAAAAGAAATTGAAAATCGTTCATTGATGATCCATATCAATGGTGATAATTATTCAGATCATCCTCAAGCATTGGGAGGCGGTGGTGCTCGTTTTGCTTGTGGTGTCATAGCCAATGGCGTAGTTCAATAA
- the tyrS gene encoding tyrosine--tRNA ligase: MTSRNLIQQLQERGLVAQVTDEKGLVDRLAQGSISLYCGFDPTADSLHLGHLVPLLCLKRFQLAGHKPVALIGGATGLIGDPSFKAGERQLNDKETVNQWVEKIREQVSPFLNFDCGDNSAITANNLDWFANMKVLDFLRDIGKHFSVNKMINKEAVESRLHRDDSGISFTEFSYNLLQGYDFAYLNDALKVELQIGGSDQWGNITSGTDLTRRLHQNQVYGLTVPLITKADGTKFGKTESGAVWLNAKKTSPYKFYQFWINTADTDVYRFLKFFTFMTLEEISALEDEDRNSGKAPKAQQVLAEQVTGLVHREKGLAAAQRITHSLFSGNLYEMTEQDFAQLAQDGMPAIELTHDADLQQALVNAKLVPSRSQARTLINSGAVTLNGVKQFDEAYCFTEADRLFGRYSLLRRGKKHYHLLIWK, encoded by the coding sequence ATGACGAGTCGTAATCTGATTCAACAATTGCAAGAGCGGGGGCTTGTGGCTCAGGTCACGGATGAAAAGGGATTAGTAGACAGATTGGCGCAGGGTTCCATTTCGTTGTATTGTGGTTTCGATCCTACCGCCGACAGTTTGCATTTGGGTCATCTCGTTCCTTTACTCTGTTTAAAACGCTTTCAGTTAGCGGGCCATAAACCGGTTGCACTGATAGGTGGCGCGACAGGACTGATAGGCGATCCCAGTTTTAAAGCGGGCGAGCGTCAGTTGAATGACAAGGAAACGGTTAACCAATGGGTAGAAAAAATTCGTGAGCAGGTTTCGCCGTTTCTCAATTTCGACTGTGGTGACAACAGTGCGATCACAGCCAATAATTTGGATTGGTTTGCTAATATGAAGGTACTGGATTTTCTACGTGATATAGGCAAACACTTTTCGGTTAATAAAATGATTAATAAAGAGGCGGTTGAAAGTCGTTTGCACCGTGATGACAGCGGTATTTCTTTTACCGAATTTTCTTATAATCTGTTACAGGGTTATGATTTCGCTTATTTGAACGACGCCCTAAAGGTAGAGTTGCAAATTGGTGGTTCTGATCAATGGGGCAATATTACTTCAGGTACAGATTTAACACGTCGTTTACATCAAAACCAGGTTTATGGCCTGACAGTGCCACTGATCACTAAAGCTGATGGCACTAAGTTTGGCAAAACAGAAAGTGGTGCCGTTTGGTTAAATGCCAAGAAAACCAGCCCGTATAAATTTTATCAATTTTGGATCAATACTGCTGACACTGATGTTTATCGTTTCCTGAAATTTTTCACTTTTATGACATTGGAAGAAATCAGCGCGTTGGAAGATGAAGATAGAAACAGTGGCAAAGCACCGAAAGCACAACAGGTATTGGCGGAACAGGTCACTGGGCTAGTGCACCGTGAGAAAGGGCTAGCAGCGGCACAACGTATCACACATAGCCTTTTCTCTGGTAATTTATACGAAATGACTGAACAGGATTTTGCTCAATTAGCACAGGATGGTATGCCTGCTATTGAGTTGACCCATGATGCTGATTTGCAACAAGCGCTGGTTAACGCTAAGTTGGTGCCATCGCGAAGTCAAGCTCGTACCCTGATAAACTCGGGTGCAGTTACCCTGAATGGCGTAAAGCAGTTTGATGAGGCGTACTGCTTTACTGAAGCTGATCGCTTGTTTGGGCGCTATAGCTTGCTGCGTCGTGGAAAAAAACATTATCATTTGCTGATTTGGAAATAG
- the pdxH gene encoding pyridoxamine 5'-phosphate oxidase, with protein sequence MANNEFNVADERREYTHNGRLHRVDLPSDPLTLFTSWLKKAYEARLVDPAAMCVATVDSDGQPFQRVVLLKDYSVRGMVFYTNLESPKALHLAKNSRISLLFPWHELDRQVIFLGKAERLATEEVKNYFTRRPRDSQIAAWVSHQSASIANRGVLESQFIELEKKFRSSDVPVPDFWGGFRVVFDSVEFWQGGTQRLHDRFVYRRKKDLEGTRDWKIDRLAP encoded by the coding sequence ATGGCTAATAATGAATTTAATGTCGCAGATGAGCGACGTGAGTACACCCATAATGGCAGATTACACCGAGTGGATTTGCCTTCTGATCCTTTAACTTTGTTCACCAGTTGGTTAAAAAAGGCTTATGAAGCGCGTCTGGTCGACCCTGCCGCTATGTGTGTCGCCACTGTAGATAGCGATGGACAACCTTTCCAGCGCGTAGTACTACTTAAGGATTATAGCGTTCGAGGAATGGTGTTTTATACTAATCTGGAGAGTCCTAAAGCTTTACATCTGGCAAAAAATTCTCGTATTAGCTTGCTATTTCCTTGGCATGAGTTAGATCGGCAGGTTATCTTTCTGGGTAAAGCTGAACGGCTAGCCACTGAGGAAGTAAAAAATTATTTCACCCGTCGACCAAGGGACAGCCAGATTGCTGCCTGGGTATCTCATCAATCCGCAAGCATTGCTAATCGAGGGGTATTGGAAAGTCAATTCATTGAATTAGAAAAAAAATTCCGGTCGTCCGATGTTCCTGTGCCGGATTTTTGGGGGGGATTTCGTGTGGTTTTTGATAGTGTAGAATTTTGGCAAGGAGGAACGCAGCGCCTCCATGATCGTTTTGTCTACCGGAGGAAAAAAGATTTAGAGGGTACCCGTGACTGGAAAATTGATCGCCTGGCTCCCTAG